The nucleotide window GGGTGCGATGCTCAGCGGGCTCTGGGCGTCCGCGAGCGGACTGAGGGCGGGCAGCTTGCGGCTGGACGCGCTCGCCGACGACCTCGCGAACGTGAACACGCCGGGCTTCAAGCGGAACGTGGTGGATTTCGCGGAGTCACAGGAGACGGCGCGGTATCGGGCCGACCGCACGGCCGGCGCGCGCGGCGCCGGCTGGGACTGGGTGCTGCTCGGCGCCGGCGTGAACCCGGTCGACGCGCGCCGCGATTTCGCGGCGGGGTCGCTGGAGACGACGGGCCAGCCGTTCGACGTCGCGCTGCAGGGCGAAGGTTTCTTCGCGGTGCGCCTGGCGGACGGCACGATCGGATACACGCGCGCCGGAGCCTTCCGGCTCGACGGCAGCGGGCGGCTGGTCGACGCGGAGGGGCGCGCGGTGTTGAGCGACCGGGGCACGGAGATCCGCCTCCCGGCCGACGCGACCGAGCCGGCGATCGCGCCGGACGGTACCTTGACGGTGCAGACGGTCGATTCCAAGGGTGTGGCCCAGCGCGTGACCGTGGCGCGCATCGGCGTGGCCCTGGCGCAGTCCGACACGCTTGAACCCGCGGAAGGCGTGTACGTGCCCGCGGCGGGAGCTCCGGCGCCGCAGCTCGGCGCGGCCGGCCAGGGAGGGCGCGGGACCGTCCTGCAAGGAGCGCTGGAGGCGTCGAACGTCGACCTGGCCTCGGCGATGACCGGACTGATCATCGCTCAGCGCGCGTATTCCCTGAACGCCCGGGCCTTGTCCACGGCGGACGAGATGTGGCAGGAAGCGAACCGGCTGTACGGGTCAGTCTAAGGGCGTAACCGCACGGCGCAATTTATGGATGAATTTTGATGGGATGCCGGAACTGCACTGGCGCTGGGGTTATCCCGTCGTTCTGCTCATCATGGTCGCCCTTGGCCTCGGACTGTACGCCGATTTCCACAAAACCGGAC belongs to Clostridia bacterium and includes:
- a CDS encoding flagellar hook-basal body protein, whose product is MLSGLWASASGLRAGSLRLDALADDLANVNTPGFKRNVVDFAESQETARYRADRTAGARGAGWDWVLLGAGVNPVDARRDFAAGSLETTGQPFDVALQGEGFFAVRLADGTIGYTRAGAFRLDGSGRLVDAEGRAVLSDRGTEIRLPADATEPAIAPDGTLTVQTVDSKGVAQRVTVARIGVALAQSDTLEPAEGVYVPAAGAPAPQLGAAGQGGRGTVLQGALEASNVDLASAMTGLIIAQRAYSLNARALSTADEMWQEANRLYGSV